Below is a genomic region from Triticum dicoccoides isolate Atlit2015 ecotype Zavitan chromosome 5A, WEW_v2.0, whole genome shotgun sequence.
ACGCGCCATGCATCTACATTGTACTCAAAGAACAATTAACGCGAAACTTCCACGACGACTCGACTGTGCTTTCATCTTGTACCACTCACATGAAGAGTTTTTTTAGACATGTAGACCAGCTAGTAGGAAACTAATCATCACTCACCGAAGTCCGAAAGTCATACACGTATCAGTACAAGAAGTGGATTAAGACAACGGTCGAGAAGACCAAAACAGTAGCGACTTGCCGCGAACTTGCACCACCTTTTGGCACTTGCGTGCATCCCGCTCCAAGTTTGATCCTGTCTCCCTATATATATGCAGTCGAGGGTCCATGGTTATACATCAACAGCACAGCTTCCTGTAATTTACAACGCCATCTCCACGTGTTTGTCGATCTGCATATTACTGTAACTCTGTAAGTGCCAGCCGCAACCGCAAGTATGTGCCAAGCCGCGAGAGTGTGCCACAACAATGGCATGGTCGCGTCGGTTTCATCTCTCCTGATCTCGCTCGTCATCAAGCCCCTGGCCAAGAACGCCATCCTCACGGGCCGGAGCATCCtcgccctcctcgccggcgacggCGCCGGCAACGCGAGCGCCGCGGCCGCTCCACGTGGGCAGCATTGCGAGCAGTGCGCCGCGAGGGACGGCGCGCGCCTGTGGAGCTCCGACGCGGCGGCGGTCATGGCGACCCTGGGCCTGGTTCCACCCCGACGCGGcagtgacgacgacgacgacgacgggatggttgtgtgtggtggATGCGAGGCGATGaggatggtggaggaggtggcGTGGGGGAGCAAGGAGGCCGGGGAGGCGGAGCTGCGGGAGGCGTTCGGTGTGTTCGACCGGGACGGGGACGGGCTGGTGAGCGCGGCGGAGCTGTGGGGCGTGCTGCGGCGGCTCGGCATGACCGAGGGCGCCAGGTACGAGGACTGCGCCAGGATGGTCGCCGCCGCGGCCGCCCGCCACGGCGGCGCGGACGGCGGGCTCGGGTTCCCCGAGTTCAAAGCCATGATGGAGCACGCGGTTTAAGCACGTAGGAAGTACGTAATTCGCTAAACAGTGGTGCACTGTGAAGTCAGACTGTTCAAGTCGCgtgcctcatgtccatatttttcaTTGTTTCGTTGGTGTGTAGCTTCGGGTTGTTCCTCAATCCGTTCGAAATCGAGTGTATGTTTTATCAGTGTTGTTGAATAATAAGATCGATGTGTACAAGGTTcacgttaattaattaattagttgacaGGAAATGCACGGCCCAAGTGTGTGCCTTGACCAAGTAACACAAGGTCCTTCTGGCTTCTGAGTGGGCAGTGACATCGATGCTCATTTTGCTTGACATGCTGCTCTAGCAGACTAGCACCGTGCATCGAGTGGTCTTCCTTAGCAGACAAGGTACACAACACACGTACGTTCCGATGCCTTGGCGTGCAATTCTCCCTTCCAGTTgcagcaagtactccctccgtcagcGAATAAGTACTT
It encodes:
- the LOC119298275 gene encoding probable calcium-binding protein CML32 produces the protein MCQAARVCHNNGMVASVSSLLISLVIKPLAKNAILTGRSILALLAGDGAGNASAAAAPRGQHCEQCAARDGARLWSSDAAAVMATLGLVPPRRGSDDDDDDGMVVCGGCEAMRMVEEVAWGSKEAGEAELREAFGVFDRDGDGLVSAAELWGVLRRLGMTEGARYEDCARMVAAAAARHGGADGGLGFPEFKAMMEHAV